Proteins from a genomic interval of Nitrospirota bacterium:
- a CDS encoding cohesin domain-containing protein yields the protein MLTACGSGGGGGASQTDITASFAPDAAAPSSNSLSLTPQLAQGDLIMLNVAATSLATPSSGAAFDVEFDPSLVNFIGFAPGTFFESSGSVAYQAALQGGSDNRLVVGITQQAGTGVSGSGNLIELHFKVLGIGSSALTFANNNLTDPSGNLIPALTWSGGTLSGS from the coding sequence CAGACAGACATTACCGCGAGCTTTGCGCCGGACGCGGCCGCTCCTTCCAGCAACAGCCTCAGCCTCACTCCTCAGCTCGCACAAGGCGACCTGATCATGCTGAACGTGGCGGCGACATCCCTTGCCACGCCGTCGTCAGGCGCAGCGTTCGACGTGGAATTTGATCCGTCGCTCGTGAACTTTATCGGGTTTGCGCCAGGCACATTTTTCGAGAGCAGCGGCTCCGTGGCCTACCAAGCAGCCCTCCAAGGAGGGAGCGACAATCGGCTGGTGGTCGGGATCACCCAGCAGGCGGGAACGGGCGTCAGCGGAAGCGGCAACCTCATCGAGCTTCACTTTAAAGTGCTCGGGATCGGAAGCAGTGCCCTGACCTTTGCCAACAACAACCTGACCGATCCTTCCGGAAATCTTATTCCTGCTCTCACCTGGTCCGGTGGAACGTTATCGGGATCGTGA